From Quercus robur chromosome 8, dhQueRobu3.1, whole genome shotgun sequence:
TGCTTGAAAACTTGATTATCAGTGTTTCTGATAAGCTGATGATATGTTCCTAACAACATATCAGGTTGTTTGGGGTTTCCTTTGTTATAGGAGAAGCCAGTTTTTGATGGCATACTTATCTATTTTGGATGATAGTTGACCCCAACCTTTGTatgattgaattttaatgcAATTGTTGTAGATAAtacttttttaagttttgggaaAAGATGTGCTGATTGCAGTATATTGGACTTGATTCTCAGCATGCAGGAGACAATAGAACGCTACCGTCGGCATACAAAAGACACTCAAACCAACAGCAAATCAATTGAACAAAACATGCAGGTTATGCCCCCTTTTCCTCTGATTGTACtaatttcttaaattatttggGAAAAAATTTTGTACAGCAACTCTGCCACCAAATTATTTGACCTGGCCATATCCCCCTTAGGTTTATCTTGCTTTTAAGATGCTATTGTAGCCCTAAATAGACCACTATACCAATCTTGAAAAGCCTAAATGCTTCTCACCTCTGATATGCTATAAGCTACAATCTCATCCTTGTGATGCTAATTGTTTGCTGTTATACAGAACTGGCATTTGAGAGTTGACATTGCCTATAAATTAAAATGTTTATTACTTATGAGATTGATACATATATAGAATACTCTATATACATGTCTTtaacttgtcaaaaaaaaaaaagagtactcTATATTTTTCATCAAGAAGATTCCAAATGTTCTGTTCTTTTTGTGTTCACTACTCCTGGTTCTGGTCACACTTCATTTTTTGATCTCTTGGCTGATAGTGATTTTACATTGGCAGCATTTAAAGCATGAAGCAGCAACCATGATGAAGAAGATTGAGCATCTTGAAGTTTCAAAACGGTTGCAGACctagtttaatatttttattattctttaacATACTGTTTGAATTTGTTGTATTAAGACATTTACATTCAAAGGATTTTATGAACCTTAAATTTGGAACACCTCAGGAGACTCCTAGGAGAAGGTCTAGGAACATGCTCCCTTGAAGAACTCCAACAGATAGAAGAACAGTTAGAGAGGAGCGTAAGCAGCATTAGAGCTAGAAAGGTTAATTATAAAATCCCTAACTTGGCTTTCATGATATTTTACTAAATGGTAGTTTAACATGCTTTTATCTTGGTCTATACTTTCAGGCTCAGGTTTTCAAGGAACAAATTGAGCAACTAAAGGAAAAGGTAAAGTTTTAAATTGATTGATATGTAGGCCCAACAAGGTGATTTCAAGTTTTGTTGCCTAGAAAGAAGTTtcccagatttttttttgttgagttcCTGGCACTGAAATATTGCAGCACCAtaagtttttttcttaacaCAATTCTTCAGTTGTTGCTGACTAGTATATgttctattttataatttttcttcaggAAAAAGTCCTAGCAGCTGAAAATGCAAGGCTATGTGAGAAGGTGAACTTttgcaattattattattagtactagtattcttttattcttcttGTTGATGGTATTATATTTGACTTTTGAGGAAACATATTGCTCCATTTGGTAAGGAAATGgcaaacaatataattaatctcaatatttttttgagatttaatgTTTTGAACAATCCagtattgaaaaataaaaacaagtacCAGTCATCTGCTTTATAACTTATTTCTCTAGGCAAGATCTAGATTCTTGCCAGAACCTTATATGCAATACCAGTTATTGCTTGACTtgtattatgattttttttttaaaatttctttttaaagttACCTTTAACATCTCTTTGCAGTGTGGTATTCAACCACAGCAAGGATCAAATGAGCAGAGAGAAATTTTACCTTATGAAGAAAGTAGTCCAAGTTCTGATGTGGAAACTGAGTTGTTCATTGGACCACCAGAAGGGAGAACAAAGCGCTCTCGCTTACAGAATTGATGGTCTTACTCTTAAAATTAAGCCACATCTTTGCAAATATAATACATTATTAGTAAGTCTATTTCCAATAATCTGTACTAGATTGTGGTACAACTAAAATGTTGCACTCCCTCAGGCAATTGTACTGCTGACTGCCAATAGCTTGATATATTGTTTGCTGAAAGTGACAGCTTTGATTATAGTTATCAAGTTTACTATGGGAATATTGTAtcttggtatatatatatttcattttattataatagtCCAATGGTCCTTCTAGGCCTTTTTATATTCTTGAGTTTATTTCTTTGTTCTAGATATGCAGGAGGAAGTTTTCAGTTTCTGTCTAGGGTTACTGCCATTCATGTAATCTTCTGAGACATCAACAAGGTATTAAGGTTTACTGTTTGTTTTCATAAGCTTTAGGCAGTCACTTTTTGAAACTTGTTTTCAAGAATGAATTTcagaaaggtaaaaaaaataagagggTAAAAGTTTAAAACCCCTCCATTTAAGGGTCGTCTTTCAGTTATTCATGGGTCAAGTGTTTTTTATGTTCGGGAAATAACTCCAAAAGTAATGAAACAAgacttaaatattattattatatttattattatgttatattttataatataataatacaatgtttaaaacaatgtttttatattttattttatttatttattattattttttatatacattaaCATGTGAAAGACTTAATATTAGCATTACAGAGTCATATCAGGAAAGACTTATGGCCATTCCTTGTATTTTAAACATTCTATTTTGGGAAGGTAcgctcctatatatatatatataaaattttattttattttttgagaagaactcCTTTAATTAAGGCTACTGTGGAGTAAcctcctaaaaaaattttaatatcatgtGCTGAGTAGCCTATTCGATAGAGACTTTTGccattaaaattttagaatttgatgtgttttaattgGCTCCTTCTCTGTACAAAGTACTTTGGGCTTAAGGAAAAAATGGTTCACACTATAGGGTTAACTACAAATTGTAACcatctaaaaaaatagaaaaagaaaaaagcttcCAACAATGCTCTGGATATTTATATGCAtagctaaaaaataaatcatatagtgGGTCCAAAACATCATAACCCACCATCAGATAGAATTCGATAAAAGAAAAACCAGTACTAGACAACTTAATTAAGACCTAATGATTATATATTACTAATATTAAGCCTCCAAAACCTAAGCATCCCTTCCCTTCCCTCCACATGGGCATGGTTGAATCAAGCTGAGACTTGAGATAGAATTTGAAGAACAGCTTCTTTAGTAGGGAGTGCAGGTATGGCTCCTCTCTTTGTCACTGTGATAGCACCGCACGCATTTGCAAACTGGCCGGCTTCTTTCAATCGCTTTTCATCCTGTACAACACAAAAATGTCAATGCATACTAATGTTATGTTTCCACAGCCATCACCTCAGGAGTGAATGCCAATGATGACTATTGAAAATTATCTCAGATTCCTGGTTTAACATTGAGTATTAATTATGTGGAAGGCAAGTATTTTCCTTGCTGAAAATGTAATTTGGCTTTATGTCTTTATCAAGAAATAAGAATCGGCGCTTGCCAACACTCTTGTTGTTAACTGGTATCTCTTGGTGTTTTGAATGGAGATGTTTGAGATTCAAATCCTCTCATCCTCATTACAACTAAAAATACTTTCATTCAAAAGATTGAATAGCTTCAATTCAACTAGGAACTTGGCTCATGGTGGTCCTACCTAATATGGTAGTTTTTTCTAGGTCAAAGCTGTGACAACATAAGCTTAACTTAAACCAAAAAACTTGTTTACAGTATTTATTGAAAAACAAGCCAAATTCAAATCcttattttggattaatttaataaataaatcaagctcaattaaattattttgttcttgaATAGGCCTGTGAATACAATGTTTTGAATATAACCCATCCAAGTTTAGAATTGATATAAGCTTCCTAGTAAattttattgtgggatttaataatttgaataacTCACTAAATATCTAAACATATAGCTGTAATTCATTATTTACATTTGTCTTGAAGGTTCAATGGCATTGTCAGATGTTTCCAATGAAAATGTCCAGATTTTGAGTCCCTCTCCCACTTTAaataatctataaaaaaattattatttaccaAGCATACATGGTGCTATTTACCATTTCTGGTTGAGTCTCCTATTCAAATGCTTCATGcttctttttctcccttctctctctcgtCTTTATTCAGTTTATagtcaattttctctctttctcgccATTTCATCTATACATGTtgctcttattttttctttcactgTTTCTCATCACTTTCTCTCAATGCTGCTCCAATAACAATTGCTTTATTAGAAAGCATATGAACTTTAAGTAGGGCTCATGGGTCCTCCGAAGGCATAGCAATGGCCCTGGTTGACATCAGGGCCATAATTAAAGGCAACTGTAAGCTTATAATTGTGCAGACAATGGTTGGaagaaaaacattttacttGTTATCTAGTATTCCTTGTACACAAAGGAAGATTGGAGCATGTAAATAAGCCTCGTTTCTAAGGATCTAGTAGGTTTGGTCAAAGGTGGTCCTCCAATATGGAGGACAGTGTGATGGTTCTTTTGAACTGAGTGACACAGGTGTTCAAAGATACTTATGGAGGTGCTGTGTTCTGAGGCTCTATTTTATAGCTTTTACAGTTGAAAGATGCCCATGTGTG
This genomic window contains:
- the LOC126697044 gene encoding MADS-box protein SOC1; translation: MVRGKTQMRRIENATSRQVTFSKRRNGLLKKAFELSVLCDAEVAIIIFSPRGKLYEFASFSMQETIERYRRHTKDTQTNSKSIEQNMQHLKHEAATMMKKIEHLEVSKRRLLGEGLGTCSLEELQQIEEQLERSVSSIRARKAQVFKEQIEQLKEKEKVLAAENARLCEKCGIQPQQGSNEQREILPYEESSPSSDVETELFIGPPEGRTKRSRLQN